TTTTTTAGCATGGGAACCTACTGTGTGGGCAGTGTATGCTCATGCAGTTGCATACATCGAAAGTATATTTTGGGAAATTCTCCCAACGTACACTTCCTACATAGTGTGGGTACACCCTAAGTAATCACGCTGGAAATGTCTCCTTTCTCTTGAACGTCCCACTTCACAATGCCTTCACCAATTCTATTTGTAGATGTCAGCGGTACAAAGGGGAAAACAATCTGTAGGAGACTGTACTTGAGTTTAGCTcatatacaatttttttggggCATGGACCCTCACAATACAGCCCAACATGATATATACTTTAAGGGGTAGTCCTACGATTTAAACTTGTCACCTATCCACATGGAACTGATTGGTGAGGATAGTGCCTGAATGGTGGGGTCCAAgcggttggacccccaccaatagcAATAACGAGGATCCTGTGTTCCCCcatatgaatggagcagtggtcaagtATGTGTGCCGCTGCTACGTTCATCTCTATAGGGCTGCCACCGATAGCTGAGCAGTGTACTCCCTTTtctttggcagccccatagagatgaatagagcaCAGCCAGTATGCACGctcaacagatccccccctttaTCATGATggtaggggtcccagcagtcagatcccCTCTGTTCAGACACCTATCACCCATCCTGTGGACAGGTAATACATTAAAATCTTGGGACAATCCCCTTtaatagggttaaaaaaatgataAACCAAACCCTTCACCTAAGCAGACACCATAAAATAGGCATAAATCCCAATATATCCCCAAAGCTCCCAGAAAAGGTATTAATGTGATATGTCCTGTATATACACCTACGCAAACCAAAGGGGTTAACCCAAAATggctatttatcacctatccacaggctaGGTGTTAAAGGGGCTATCTGCAACTGTATTGATGACCTGTGGATAGGTcacccctttaaagtaaatgcAGCTGAATTGCAATACAAAACGAACCTATAGACCAATTCAGCGTTCACTAGAATGATTTTTCTAAGACCCTAATTTCTCCTCACAGCAGTCATGAATAGCGTGGTGGTGGGTTGTCTCCATCACTCTCATAGACTGTGCACATGTTTGACCACTCAATTCAAATTCCTGGCTGCGGGTGTACAGTGACTAAGAAAGGTGGTCTCGAGACCCCTGTTCTAGTTTGAGTGGaggtcctgtggataggtgataaatgtcgattgtgggaccacccctttaaaagggtttttcctcTTTTGGCAGACCAATATGGGCAGACCTGCAGaggaaagcatacttacctgcttcccactgCTAGGTCCTGGCTCTTTTGCTCCCCCACCACTGCTGCAGCACTTAGGGTCCCCGTCTGTCAAGATCTGGTTTGACATGGCTGAAGCCAATgagtggctgcagtggtgatgtgctcCCCACTTGCGTCACATGACCAATTGACCTGATGCAAGGGGGgcaggtcactgctgcggccagtcattggctgcagctgtgttaAATCAAAGATTGACAGTGAAGGACTAGAGCGCTTCAGCAGCAGCTGGGGAGGAAAGGAGGCGGTCCCAGTGGCGCAGGTAAGTATGTGTCCCTCTGCAGGTCTATCCATGAGGGGCGTTCtgccaaaagacccagaagatgaacagcccctttaagctCTAGATCTATATTCAATTCAAGGTTTGTAACCTATAAATTCATCCTTGTACCAAATGAGACCAACTGCTCTTTCCCACACAGTATCTGAGCAGAAACTAATGCACAGGGTTCCATGAGGCTTCTTCTAGAAGACCTGATGAAGTGGAAAATTGGTAGAGATGCAAGAAGGCAAGATCTGCAGCATGCTAACTTGCATACTGGTGAGTAGTGCATTTAACTGTATACCTCGTATAACACCTGGTGACACCATAGCAATATTTTTAGCTTCCCTATTACATCTTATATAGTTAGAGGAGCTGCTGGCCCCAACAGCAATAATGAGTACAACCCTGTGCTCCAGATCGAACAATAGTATATATTTATGTATCGTATATCAAAACTACAATTAAAATGACTTTACCTTATCCCAACAAATTCATACGCTAACAAAAGCCATAGAGCTCAGAAGAGACCTTCGTCAAACACAACAGTGTCTGGGGATACCTCCAGAGCAAAGGAAACCAAATGCAGTCTTGTTAAACTTTCTTGAGGTCTTAGAAAGGTAATCCCATCTCTGCAGTTCATAGCGGAGATGGGAATACGCATCCTATGCAGTGGCCACCGtggccaaagttatggagacAGATGAGCAGGCCATACAGTAGTAGTTTTCTCCTGACCTAAACTTGAAATTGAAGACCCAcgatttagttaaaggggttgtcagggacTTTAATATTGACGGCCTATCCTTAGGTGAGGACATCaatatcagtgggggtctgacttccagAACCCCTGAAAATCAGCTGTTCAGCAGCAGCTTTGCTGCCGAAGATAGGTGGTGGTACAAAAAAAATCTCTGGATGGAGTGGTTACTGctttcattcacttcaatgggagaagcagtgcagtaaccagctccagcTATTGCCCAGTGGATGGAACTTTGTAGTTCTGCCACCTATTTCCAGAGCTACTGTTAAACATCTAAATCGGCAGGGgttctgggagttggacccccgccaatctaatattgatgaactatcctaagGACATTGCCATCAATATAAGTTTCTGGGACAAAACCTTTAACAAATATTGCAGACAGGATAAAAATTGGGGTGCATTCCAGTGGTTTGTTCATCGTTGGCCCACATAAACATCAACAATCTCACTTACTAATATTGGACCAAGTCAAGATACTATCAGTTTTTACCAGATGGATATCCTTAGTGACCTCAAGCCCACATCATTTAGACTGTTCTGATTGGGTATGTGTTAACATGTGTTTGTTGAGAACAGATTTGGCAATAAAATGTTTTCCACACATGTGACAGCTGTAGGGTCTCTCGCCCGTGTGCTTCCGCTTGTGCATTTCCAACTCTGTCTTGCTGAAAAAGCACCTGCCACACGTGGAGCAGTACATAGGTAACGAGTGACTTTTCTGGTGTTTTGCGAGTGACGTTTCACTGTAGAAACATCCTCCGCACACCTGGCACACACACAACTTCAAGTCTGTGTGAATGACCTGGTGTTTCACAAGGAACGACATCTCTGTGAAGCTTTTCCCACATAAGGAACATATAAAAAATTTATCTACGGTGTGAATGACTTGATGTCGAGCAAGATCCAAGTTACTGTAAAAGCCTTTATGGCAACTGGGACAGTGATACAAAATCTCCATTGTGTTGGCACTTTGACGGACTGAGTAGACAGAAGAACAGTTTTTCTCATTCTCATCTGTTTCACCTGAATCCGTTGATGTAACTGGAGGCTCTTTAACAGTATTTTTGAGGTTTTTGCGCTTTATTCCTTTGTGTGAGGCTGGTCCTCTTTGCTTaataggagatgtagattgtctCGAAGGATATCTGCGTGTTTTGATGTGTATATGATCGTCACCTGAGACTGGTTCCTCCTTAATTTGAACAGGCAAGTACTGTGTACTAAAGTTGGTGTCGTAGTGGTCTTCGCTGTTGGATAAGGCTGGTTCCTCCATAATATGAATAGTTGAATGCTGATGCATATGGTCAGTGGGCCTATAACTGTCAGGTTCTGCGAGCTTACCTCTATCAAATGAGAATGATTCCTGAATATTATGAGTATATGGATActgtgagggatctgtggatgtataAACATTGGGTAGAGTGAGATCTTGTCCACCACATGAGACTGGTCCCTCCATACTATGGAGATAAGCATGTTGTGTATAAATGTTGGAGTCTGTGGAGTTTTCTTCATCATCTGAGACTGGTTCCTCCTTAATATGAACAGAATGAAATTGAACAGTTGGGTCAGTAGTATTTGGAAGATTTTCTCCATCCCATGAGACATCACATGGTTCCTCCTTAATATGAATAGAGGAATAGTGTAGATCCTCTACATGACTgatatttctatttttatatccAGATATTTTTCCGGTAGTGGCTTCTCTTGAAAACGTTTGTACATCTAGAGGGCTATGTATTTTTAAACTTTCAGTTTCAGATTCAGTATCCATAGCCATATCATCTCCATTTAGATATTCTGGAGTTACATTACAGAAAAGACTATTTTTGCAATCGGGGccatctaaaagaaaaaaaaaaaaacatgaaatcaTTACACTTTGTGACATCTTTAGAATCTGATTTCGAAATAGACACCTGAAAGTGAGTAAAACCTCACcagtctatttaaaggggttggcctatcTCAGACTCATCAAAGTCAGATTAGGGCgcatctcacctctgggaccagctcctatctccagaagtgAAGGATAGCACACAGCACATGCACCAGTGCTCTTCATTCCCTGCTATGGAAGTGCCAAAAGTAGTCGAGCGAGCACGCTTGGCTATTCTTGGCAGTTgcacagcagtgaatggagggtgcactgcacatgtACAGCCACCTCTGCATTTACCTCTACAGGACTGCTAGAAATAGGTGAGCCAGCACTTTGCTATATCCAaatctcccatagcagtgaatggtgggtggctgtgcttgtgcgctgcgctctccttcacttcagggacCTGTTCTGGAGTTAGGtgcaggtcctagaggtgggacccacatctgtctgacattgatggcctatccaagcgatattccataaatgtctgagatgagacaacccttttaacctccTATGCATAACAAAGACTGAACAATCATTGGTTCCTTCAATAGGAATAACATAACACATTCTGCAAAGTAGACATTCCTCTCTTACCTGGTAATATAATATTTTGTCTGTTCTCCATCAGGATGTCTTTGTAGAGATCCTTGTGTctttctatatactcccactcctccattgagaaacagacagtgacatcctgacatcTTATAGAAACCTGACacacacaatgatacagtcatcatcCATACACAGTGACCCTCTGTTACGGTATAATGCCCCAGCATTCCCAGCGGCGCTCACCTCACCAGTCAGCAACTCAATGATTTTGTTGGtcagttctaggatcttctgttcATTGTCCTCTTGAGGTGTCACAGAGTGAGGTGGAgtcagtaaaacatttcccagagTCCTACAAATCCCTTCTACGACCTGAAGTCTGTTGTGTGTGGCATGTCCACCTGGCTTCTTCACAATAATATAATCCTGTAGAGAGGCAAGAGACCTCAGTATAGATATGGGCCTGAAAACATAATATACACCTGCATGATACAGAAGAGGATGTATCATCACCAGATTTTACAATACAGTCTGCAAACTCTATTAAATAGATCTCTAAGAGTTGGTGAGGCTGGTGTACTTACTTTGAAATCGGTGTTGGAATGGCTGTACAGTCCTTTCTGAGTGTTTTCCAATCTGACACTGAAGTAAGCATTTTAagcccttaaggacacggccttatttcaccttaaggaccaggcaatttttttcaaatctgaccagtgtcactttaagtggtgataactttaaaacactttgacttaactaggccattctgagagtgttttacttcatgacactggtaaaatgaagtccaaaaaattaatttttatttataaaaaaatatcaaatttaccaaaaattgtaaaaaaaattgcaaatttccaaatttctatttctctacatctataatacatagtaatacctccaaaaatagttattactttacattccccatatgtctacttcatgtatggatcattttaggaatgatattttattttttggggatgttacaaggcttagaagtttagaagcaaatcttgaaatttttcagaaatggcaccgtttttattttttgttatttacaacattcatctgacagattagatcatgtggtatttttatagaccaggttgtcccggatgcagcgatacctaatatgtatactttttattttatttatgtaagttttacacaatgatttctttttttaaacaaaaaataaaatcatgttttagtgtttccatagtctgagagccataattttttcagtttctgggcgattaccttgggtagggtatgatttttgcgggatgagatgacagttttattggcactagttTGGGGtgcgcatgactttttgatcgcttgctattacactttttgtgatgtaaggtgacaaaaaatggctttttttacaccgtttttatttttttacggtattcacctgaggggttaggtcgtgtgatatttttatagagcaagttattatggacgctgcgatacctaatatgtatactttttatttatttatgtaagttttacacaataatatcatttttgaaacaaaagaaaaaaaataattttatcagtttttatgcaattatcttaagtagggtctcattttttgcaggatgagatgatggtttgattagcactattttgggggtacatatgactttttaatcgcttgctattacactttttgtgatgtaaggtgacaaaaaattgtttatttagcacagtttttattttttattttttccggtgttcatctgaggggttaggtcatgtaatatttttatagatacggtcgatacggacgcggtgatacctaatatgtatactttttatttatttatgtaagttttacacaataatatcatttttgaaacaaaaaaaatgatgttttagtgtctccatattctgagagccatagtttttccagtttttatgcgattatcttaagtagggtctcattttttgcaggatgagatggcggtttgattggcactattttgggggtgcatatgacttttttgatcgcttgctgttgtactttttgtgatgtaaggtgacaataaaatggtttatttagcacagtttttattttttatggtgttcatctgaggggttaggtcatgtgatatgtttatagagcctgtcgatatggacgtggcaatacctaatatgtatactttttttttcactattttttcccaatttttatttttttggcgggggggaaatgatgtttttgtttatttttacttgaaacttttaatttttgggagggaaaacttttttttttaaacttttttttcattttattttttgtcccactgggacttgaacttttgggggtctaatcctttacaatgcattccaatacttttgtattggaatgcattggctataggagtaatacagtgagtattactcatacagcttccggcctgtgagatccaggggactggatctcacaggctcgtcaccagaaggcagcgcaatgccttccttaggcttcACGCTGCTTTCCATGCCAtctggtcccccctacagccgcagggtgacccgatggcaccaccagcAGCCGCAAaccgcatttagccaaggtgcctgctcaatgatttgagcaggcaccttgttccgatcaccgcccgccgggtggcggtgatcggaaatacacatgacgtaccggtatgtcatgtgtccttaagtaccaggacaatatgcagtaccggtatgtcatatgtcctgaagaggttaagtgtCCAGCTACAGAGTGCTCAAAATACACCACCATGTGCCAACCATGCCTGTATTGTGGttcgcaaacagcgggtctgcaataaaGGGGCACCGGCCGCGTGCACACCATAtcacagatgcggatccattcacttgaattggtctgCAATTCGGGAGATACAGTGCAGTGTGGAACAGAGACACAGATCGGAAGCCTACGAAAGGActatggtcatgtgcaggagcccatatcgataggatatgccacaaatgtccaaTATGTGAGGGTCCCAGCTCTTGAACTTGCTTCTGTGTCAAGACTCCTATCCCCACCATGAAATATGCGGCGTCCCTTTTATTCACTGCCATGGGACTGCCAAAATTTGTTGGGCTATTGGGTCTTTGACTatagcaacacaaaaacaaacaaTTAATAGTTTTTATTGTACAAAGatagaaaaaaggagattttttgtataacttaccagttaaatctctttctcgctcttccttgggggacacagaccttgggtatagctcagctccctaggaggcgtgacactaagtaaaactgttaagcccctcctccatcagctataccctcagcctggagatagaggctaccagttgcgtgtccaagtagtgaaaggataacaaccaataacggaaacaaccagccagcaacccaacggggcgccagaccataaccctgtaaccaaacacagaagggtgggtgctgtgtcccccaaggaagagcgagaaagagatttaactggtaagttatacaaaaaatctccttttctcgcccattttccttgggggacacagaccttgggacgttcaagagcagtccaagaagggagggaccacaaacccaaggcggaacaccaccaaagcatcaggaaaccgctgcctgcaaaaccaggcggcccaaagcagcatccgctgatggatgcgtatgcaccctatagaactttgtgaaagtgtgcagagaggaccaagtggctgctttgcacaactgttcagccgaggcccgatgcctctgcgcccaggaagctc
The sequence above is a segment of the Bufo gargarizans isolate SCDJY-AF-19 chromosome 6, ASM1485885v1, whole genome shotgun sequence genome. Coding sequences within it:
- the LOC122942317 gene encoding oocyte zinc finger protein XlCOF7.1-like isoform X1, whose product is MEKNKSAIKEKIINLTLEILYLLTGEDYIIVKKPGGHATHNRLQVVEGICRTLGNVLLTPPHSVTPQEDNEQKILELTNKIIELLTGEVSIRCQDVTVCFSMEEWEYIERHKDLYKDILMENRQNIILPDGPDCKNSLFCNVTPEYLNGDDMAMDTESETESLKIHSPLDVQTFSREATTGKISGYKNRNISHVEDLHYSSIHIKEEPCDVSWDGENLPNTTDPTVQFHSVHIKEEPVSDDEENSTDSNIYTQHAYLHSMEGPVSCGGQDLTLPNVYTSTDPSQYPYTHNIQESFSFDRGKLAEPDSYRPTDHMHQHSTIHIMEEPALSNSEDHYDTNFSTQYLPVQIKEEPVSGDDHIHIKTRRYPSRQSTSPIKQRGPASHKGIKRKNLKNTVKEPPVTSTDSGETDENEKNCSSVYSVRQSANTMEILYHCPSCHKGFYSNLDLARHQVIHTVDKFFICSLCGKSFTEMSFLVKHQVIHTDLKLCVCQVCGGCFYSETSLAKHQKSHSLPMYCSTCGRCFFSKTELEMHKRKHTGERPYSCHMCGKHFIAKSVLNKHMLTHTQSEQSK
- the LOC122942317 gene encoding zinc finger protein 836-like isoform X2, yielding MEEWEYIERHKDLYKDILMENRQNIILPDGPDCKNSLFCNVTPEYLNGDDMAMDTESETESLKIHSPLDVQTFSREATTGKISGYKNRNISHVEDLHYSSIHIKEEPCDVSWDGENLPNTTDPTVQFHSVHIKEEPVSDDEENSTDSNIYTQHAYLHSMEGPVSCGGQDLTLPNVYTSTDPSQYPYTHNIQESFSFDRGKLAEPDSYRPTDHMHQHSTIHIMEEPALSNSEDHYDTNFSTQYLPVQIKEEPVSGDDHIHIKTRRYPSRQSTSPIKQRGPASHKGIKRKNLKNTVKEPPVTSTDSGETDENEKNCSSVYSVRQSANTMEILYHCPSCHKGFYSNLDLARHQVIHTVDKFFICSLCGKSFTEMSFLVKHQVIHTDLKLCVCQVCGGCFYSETSLAKHQKSHSLPMYCSTCGRCFFSKTELEMHKRKHTGERPYSCHMCGKHFIAKSVLNKHMLTHTQSEQSK